ACCCAGGCGGCGGCGTCCGACCGGATCGTGGTCCTCGACGCGGGCACCGTGGTGGAGTCCGGAACGCACGACGACCTGGTTGCGGCGGGCGGCCAGTACGCGAAGCTCTGGGCGGCCTGGTCGGGTCAGCGCACCTGACGCCGTGTCGTCTCCCCCATCACGCGTGTCGACCTCCTGATCACGCGTGTCGACCCTTCCCGCACACGGGACTCGCGTGGTTGAAGGGGCATCTCGCGTGATTGGAGAGGCATCACGGGTGATTGAACGGACGACACGCCGGGAGCCTGAGTGGCTCCCGGCGTGTCGTGGGCGGGCAGGGTCAGGTGTCCATGGCGTCGGCCAGGGACTTGGGGCGCATGTCCGTCCAGTTCGCTTCGACGTGGTCGAGGCACTCCTGGCGGCCCGCGGGGCCGAAGGCGACCGTCCAGCCGGCCGGGACCTCCACGAACTCCGGCCACAGGCTGTGCTGGTTCTCCGCGTTGACCAGCACCAGGTACGTGCCGGCCGGGTCTTCGAACGGGTTGGTCATGCCGGGCCTCCTCAGGCGGTGATGTCCGTGCGGGCGCCCTGGACGACCTCGGTCAGCTTCCGGATGACCGGGGCCGCGAGCACCGGGTTGAACCGGGGTTCGGTCGACCAGTCGGCGAGCTGGTTCGCCTTCACCGCGGGCAGTTGCGCCCACGTCGGGATCGCGGCCAGCTGCTGGCGCGACAGTGCGTACGTGCGGCTGTCGGTCAGGATCAGGTCCGCCGGGTACTTGCCGGCCTGCTCCCAGCTGAGCGTCTCGAAGTAGTCGTCCGAGCCGGCGCCGTTGACGATGTCCAGGCCCAGGTCCCGGTAGTACGCCAGGTCCGCGAAGAACTCCGGCTTGCAGACGTACAGGTTGTCCTTGTCGCTGGACACCACGAGGACCTTGAGGCCGGGCTTGGCCTTGATCGCCGCCTTCAGGTCGTCGGACGCCTTCCGGAAGTCGTCCTTGCCCTTCTTGATGACGTCGGAGTTCGCGTCGCCGCCGAGCGCCACGGCGAGCTGCTCGTACCGCTCGATCACCTTCGGCAGCGTGACCTTGTACTCCGAGAGCGCGACGATCGGCGCGATCTGCTGCACCTTGGGGCCGAGGTCGTCCTTGAGCACCCACAGGTCGGTCGGCTTGGCGCCGGTGAGGCCGGTGATCACGAGGTCCGGCTTGAGCGCCGCGAACTTCTCCATGCTGAAGTCGTCCCAGGCGTTGCCGATCGACGTCACGGCGTTCAGGTCGATGTTGCCGGCCTGGATCTCCTTGGTGCCGTCGGCCGTCTTCTGCGGGCCGAACACGCCGAGCGGGCGGACCCCGTAGTCCCACAGCGCGGCGGCGGAGCTGACGTAGGCCACGACGCGGGTCGGACGCTGGTCGCGAGCCGCCTTCTGCCCGCGGTCGTCGGTGAACTCCCACGGGCCGGAAGAAGCGGCGGGCTTGTCCTCGCCGCTGCCGCACGCGGTCAACGCGGCGGCCGCGGCGAGCCCGCCCGCCCCGATCAGGAATCCCCGCCGGCTGAGCCCGGCGGCGCCTTGAAACACGGACATGTGCACCTCTCGCCAGCTTTTTAGGATAGGCACACCTTATTTAGGTGAGGCTGCCGAAAGCAACCGTCGCGACCGACCTGTGTCCACCCCCACCTGCGTCAATTCCGGCCCGACAACTGGGCTTGCGCGCCGGGCACCGGCTCGGCCGGGTCGTGTCCCAGGTGGACCTGGCGGTTGTCCGCGTCCACGTGCACGACGCGCGGCCGGTGCCCGGCGCGCTCGGCCTCGTCGACCTGGGCGTAGGTGATGATGATGACGAGGTCCCCGGGGTGCACGAGGTGCGCGGCCGCGCCGTTGACACCGATGACTCCGGTGCCTGGTTCGCCGGTGATGGCGTAGGTCTCGAGCCGGGCGCCGTTGGTGATGTCGACGATCTGGACCTGCTCGCCTTCGACGATGTCCGCGGCGGCCATCAGGTCGGCGTCGATGGTCAGCGAGCCGACGTAGTGCAGGTCGGCCTGGGTCACCGTGGCGCGGTGGATCTTGGCGTTCATCAGGGTGCGCTGCATCAGCTTCCTCGTGTCTCGGTCATCAGCGCGGCGAGTCCGGCCGCGGTGGGGGTACGGAAGAACTCGGCGATCGGGAGCTCGGTCCCGAGCCGCTCGGTGATCCGGTTGCGCAGGACCACCAGCAGCATGGAATGCCCGCCGAGGGCGAACAGGTCGTCGTCGGCGCCGACGGCGGCGACGTCCAAGACCTCCGCGAAGACTTCGCAGAGGGTCTTCTCCAACGGCGTTTCGGGGGCCCGGCCGCGGGTCTCGAACCCGGGCACCGGCAGGGCGGCCTTGTCGAGCTTCCCGTTGGACGTCACCGGAAACGCGTCGAGGGGTACGATCGCCGCGGGCACCATGTACT
This genomic window from Amycolatopsis mongoliensis contains:
- a CDS encoding MbtH family protein yields the protein MTNPFEDPAGTYLVLVNAENQHSLWPEFVEVPAGWTVAFGPAGRQECLDHVEANWTDMRPKSLADAMDT
- a CDS encoding ABC transporter substrate-binding protein gives rise to the protein MSVFQGAAGLSRRGFLIGAGGLAAAAALTACGSGEDKPAASSGPWEFTDDRGQKAARDQRPTRVVAYVSSAAALWDYGVRPLGVFGPQKTADGTKEIQAGNIDLNAVTSIGNAWDDFSMEKFAALKPDLVITGLTGAKPTDLWVLKDDLGPKVQQIAPIVALSEYKVTLPKVIERYEQLAVALGGDANSDVIKKGKDDFRKASDDLKAAIKAKPGLKVLVVSSDKDNLYVCKPEFFADLAYYRDLGLDIVNGAGSDDYFETLSWEQAGKYPADLILTDSRTYALSRQQLAAIPTWAQLPAVKANQLADWSTEPRFNPVLAAPVIRKLTEVVQGARTDITA
- the panD gene encoding aspartate 1-decarboxylase, with the translated sequence MQRTLMNAKIHRATVTQADLHYVGSLTIDADLMAAADIVEGEQVQIVDITNGARLETYAITGEPGTGVIGVNGAAAHLVHPGDLVIIITYAQVDEAERAGHRPRVVHVDADNRQVHLGHDPAEPVPGAQAQLSGRN